From Ptychodera flava strain L36383 chromosome 3 unlocalized genomic scaffold, AS_Pfla_20210202 Scaffold_26__1_contigs__length_13983176_pilon, whole genome shotgun sequence, one genomic window encodes:
- the LOC139125770 gene encoding guanylate-binding protein 3-like, with the protein MTTKCVPLCYPDNFKWDKHEGIWMSTEVFKKTLENGEEVTVVVLDTEGLGAYDANNQDDVHLFTLICLLSSVLVYNCRGTMTSEDITKLGLVGTLDKVIRGKEVRVTDESQAKDFRKFFPNFLWVIRDVTLACALPRGSKLVEVGMHEYVLKEVLNSEDADCERDNIKERNRLRTVLLTSFPAFYSMKLPLPATKPSVMAVMDRGATRNRLSQTFLDGVDEFVSRCGSLMKPKKAWPYIGNITGCHFAGLIRQYVYELAVDGTEICMQTVGKRVMEETLDEMEQNAFVEYCNNMGKFAQSALPCPDHEIFKKHNDYFFKAMKNFKKNSKYINDVDLLNQYRKNFEERICIFAKDHHVIIAGYLKGIFEDNVQKSDAFCKQLAMDLVKQKLDPLISSSAGSGSPVDLNTEIQLVEKLYKEQARGPQVLHVYKTVVLVSLIK; encoded by the exons ATGACGACAAAGTGCGTACCTCTGTGTTATCCCGACAATTTCAAGTGGGACAAGCATGAAG GAATATGGATGAGCACCGAGGTATTCAAGAAGACGTTGGAAAATGGCGAAGAAGTGACAGTGGTTGTCCTGGACACGGAGGGTCTTGGCGCCTACGACGCAAATAATCAAGATGATGTGCACCTTTTTACGTTGATCTGTCTCCTGTCTTCTGTATTGGTCTACAACTGCAGAGGAACCATGACGTCAGAAGATATTACAAAATTAGG CTTGGTTGGTACTCTCGATAAAGTCATTCGTGGAAAAGAGGTTAGAGTTACCGATGAATCACAGGCCAAGGACTTCAGAAAGTTCTTCCCGAATTTTTTGTGGGTGATTCGTGACGTCACATTGGCCTGTGCTCTTCCCCGAGGTAGTAAATTGGTAGAAGTTGGTATGCACGAATATGTACTGAAAGAG GTGCTTAACAGTGAGGATGCTGATTGTGAACGCGATAACATAAAAGAGCGGAATCGTCTTCGTACAGTTCTACTGACATCATTTCCGGCCTTTTACTCCATGAAATTGCCCTTGCCAGCGACTAAACCTTCGGTCATGGCTGTGATGGATAGAGGGGCAACACGTAATCGCCTTAGCCAAACATTCCTTGATGGCGTTGACGAGTTCGTCTCCAGGTGTGGATCACTTATGAAACCAAAGAAAGCCTGGCCCTACATCGGAAATATCACTGGTTGCC ACTTTGCTGGACTGATAAGACAGTATGTATACGAGCTAGCCGTCGATGGTACCGAAATCTGCATGCAAACAGTTGGGAAAAGAGTGATGGAAGAAACATTGGATGAAATGGAACAAAATGCATTCGTCGAGTACTGCAACAACATGGGCAAATTCGCCCAGTCAGCACTTCCATGTCCTGATCACGAGATCTTCAAAAAGCATAACGATTATTTCTTCAAAGCAATGaagaatttcaagaaaaattctAAGTATATCAATGATGTCGATCTGCTAAACCAATACAGAAAGAATTTTGAG GAACGAATCTGCATATTTGCCAAAGATCACCACGTAATCATCGCCGGATACCTCAAAGGCATTTTTGAAGACAACGTCCAGAAATCCGATGCATTCTGCAAACAGCTCGCTATGGACCTAGTCAAACAGAAACTAGATCCTTTGATAAGTTCAAGTGCAGGATCTGGTTCACCTGTTGATCTCAACACAGAGATTCAACTGGTCGAGAAATTATACAAGGAACAGGCACGAGGTCCACAAGTGTTGCACGTGTATAAAACAGTAGTGTTAGTTTCCTTAATAAAGTAG
- the LOC139125916 gene encoding uncharacterized protein — protein MEWEELQKKEKFRKQILAMKQQVEEDIRKAMREDVTRQQKQSKADYEETSAAIAFQVKELHQIHSGLTKALMNINEELIKEHNISMEELNKKMEKIALAH, from the exons ATGGAGTGGGAGGAATTACAG AAAAAGGAGAAGTTCAGAAAGCAGATATTGGCCATGAAACAACAAGTTGAAGAAGACATA CGGAAGGCTATGCGTGAAGACGTGACCCGACAACAAAAGCAGTCGAAGGCTGATTACGAAGAAACAAGTGCAGCAATAGCGTTTCAAGTAAAAGAACTCCACCAGATCCATTCCGGACTGACCAAGGCGCTGATGAATATCAACGAAGAACTCATCAAGGAACACAACATCTCCATGGAAGAACTAAATAAGAAAATGGAAAAGATAGCACTTGCGCATTAG